The following coding sequences are from one Triticum aestivum cultivar Chinese Spring chromosome 5A, IWGSC CS RefSeq v2.1, whole genome shotgun sequence window:
- the LOC123107251 gene encoding cytochrome P450 71A1-like, protein MAFPSPLALLAVSCMLLLLLVRSMTRATKHLAHRHRLPPSPRGLPIVGNLHQLGGLPHRALHALAAAHGPVMLLRLGRVPTLVVSSADAAREVLQLQDHAFANRPSLTIPRRLLYGCTDIAFAPHGAYWRGVRKIAVLHLLSPARVRAYRGEREEEVAELVRKVERQAHEGGGVVRLSELLSGFAKDVNGRIVLGVRASGGAGWRAKVDALLEEANALLREFHVGDYFLWLAWVAAVDGTDAKVSRAFERIDRILEIIVAASAGTGCRHDEAFVHVLLSLQSDSSGAGWRLTRDNVKALLEDLFGAGTDSTIIVLEWVMAELLRNKEAMQKLQQEIRRHCTKSHSHVITEQDLQALKYLRAVIKETMRLHPPGPLLVPRESMQHAKVHFYDVPRGTRIIVNAWAVGRDPAVWDNADEFRPERFLDSEVDFRGQHPQLIPFGAGRRMCPGIGFTTSVVELALVNLLGQFNWTVPMLKNKAPGMVNMEEASGITSRKRVPLCAVVTRPT, encoded by the exons ATGGCATTCCCGTCACCGCTAGCCCTCCTGGCCGTCTCGTGCATGCTGCTGCTCCTGCTTGTGCGCAGCATGACGCGAGCCACAAAACATCTCGCGCACCGCCACCGCCTGCCACCCTCCCCGCGGGGTCTCCCGATCGTCGGCAACCTCCACCAGCTCGGCGGGCTCCCGCACCGCGCCCTGCACGCGCTCGCCGCGGCGCACGGGCCCGTCATGCTGCTCCGCCTCGGCCGCGTGCCCACCCTGGTCGTCTCGTCTGCGGACGCGGCGCGCGAGGTGCTACAGCTGCAGGACCACGCCTTCGCGAACCGGCCCTCGCTCACCATCCCGCGGCGGCTCCTCTACGGCTGCACGGATATCGCCTTCGCTCCCCACGGCGCCTACTGGCGCGGCGTGCGCAAGATCGCCGTGCTCCACCTGCTGAGCCCCGCCAGGGTGCGCGCCTACCGTggcgagcgcgaggaggaggtcgCCGAGCTTGTCCGGAAGGTGGAGCGGCAGGCACATGAAGGCGGCGGCGTGGTGCGGCTGAGCGAGCTCCTGAGCGGCTTCGCCAAGGACGTGAACGGGCGGATCGTGCTCGGGGTGCGCGCCTCGGGCGGGGCCGGGTGGCGGGCCAAGGTGGACGCGCTGCTCGAGGAGGCCAACGCGCTGCTCAGGGAGTTCCACGTCGGCGACTACTTCCTGTGGCTGGCATGGGTGGCCGCCGTGGACGGGACGGACGCCAAGGTGAGCAGGGCGTTTGAGAGGATTGATCGCATTCTCGAGATCATCGTGGCCGCGAGCGCTGGCACGGGGTGCCGCCACGACGAGGCGTTCGTGCATGTGCTGCTATCACTGCAGAGTGATTCGAGCGGGGCTGGGTGGCGCTTGACCAGGGACAACGTCAAGGCTCTACTTGAG GACCTGTTCGGAGCAGGGACAGACTCGACCATAATCGTTTTGGAATGGGTCATGGCCGAACTACTCCGCAACAAGGAAGCGATGCAAAAGCTACAACAAGAGATCAGACGCCACTGCACGAAGAGTCACTCACACGTCATCACCGAGCAGGACCTCCAAGCATTGAAGTACCTTAGGGCCGTCATCAAGGAGACGATGCGGCTGCATCCGCCAGGGCCTCTCCTTGTCCCTCGCGAGTCTATGCAGCACGCAAAGGTCCACTTCTACGACGTCCCACGTGGGACAAGAATCATTGTGAACGCATGGGCTGTTGGCAGGGACCCGGCGGTATGGGATAACGCTGACGAGTTTCGTCCAGAGCGGTTCCTTGATAGCGAGGTGGACTTCCGTGGGCAGCATCCTCAACTCATACCGTTTGGCGCCGGGAGGAGGATGTGCCCTGGGATCGGGTTCACGACATCCGTCGTCGAGCTGGCACTAGTGAACCTGTTGGGACAATTCAATTGGACGGTTCCTATGTTGAAGAATAAGGCGCCGGGGATGGTGAACATGGAGGAGGCCTCTGGGATCACATCACGAAAGAGGGTGCCGCTGTGCGCCGTAGTGACACGGCCGACATAG
- the LOC123107252 gene encoding polygalacturonase inhibitor 1 encodes MAADPPSSSWHALLCLALFSAVVASSSAMDCDGDDRAALLRVKAQLGDPVQLSSWLPATNCCAWEPPAVFCSAAGRVTGLALSSLDGVRAPVPPALGELPELVILQVQSVRGLSGPIPSSFGNLTRLEDLNIAGTSISGPVPDFLAGLTSLRTLVIADGKLAGPMPGCLGSLPGLRYLDLSGNMLTGAIPPGLLHGSFRFLILANNQLTGEIPSDCGDDDVDTLDLSRNRLTGDPSPFLFGIAKPLAKVDLSWNELEFDMSDVSFPHHLTFLDLSHNRINGSVAKSLMDVKLEHLDVSYNGLCGEIPAGRFMSAHGA; translated from the coding sequence ATGGCGGCTGATCCGCCATCCTCCTCGTGGCATGCTTTGCTGTGCCTCGCGCTCTTCTCGGCCGTCGTCGCGTCGTCGTCCGCGATGGACTGCGACGGCGACGACCGCGCCGCGCTGCTGAGGGTGAAGGCGCAGCTGGGCGACCCCGTGCAGCTCTCGTCCTGGCTCCCGGCCACCAACTGCTGCGCCTGGGAGCCGCCCGCCGTCTTCTGCTCCGCGGCCGGCCGAGTCACGGGGCTGGCGCTCTCCTCCCTCGACGGCGTCCGCGCGCCCGTCCCGCCGGCGCTCGGCGAGCTCCCGGAGCTCGTCATCCTCCAGGTCCAGTCCGTCCGCGGCCTGTCCGGCCCCATCCCGTCCTCCTTCGGCAACCTCACGCGCCTCGAGGACCTCAACATCGCCGGCACCTCCATCTCCGGCCCGGTGCCGGACTTCCTCGCCGGGCTAACAAGCCTCCGCACCCTCGTCATCGCCGACGGCAAGCTCGCCGGCCCCATGCCCGGGTGCCTGGGCAGCCTCCCCGGCCTCAGGTACCTGGACCTCAGCGGCAACATGCTCACCGGCGCCATCCCGCCGGGGCTGCTGCACGGGAGCTTCAGGTTCCTGATCCTGGCCAACAACCAGCTCACCGGCGAGATACCGAGCGACTGCGGCGACGACGACGTCGACACCCTCGACCTCTCCCGCAACCGGCTGACGGGCGACCCGTCGCCGTTCCTGTTCGGCATCGCGAAGCCGCTGGCCAAGGTCGACCTGTCGTGGAACGAGCTCGAGTTCGACATGAGCGACGTCAGCTTCCCGCACCACCTCACGTTCCTGGACCTCAGCCATAACCGGATCAACGGAAGCGTGGCCAAGTCGCTGATGGACGTGAAGCTGGAGCACTTGGACGTCAGCTACAACGGCCTCTGCGGCGAGATCCCGGCGGGGAGGTTCATGTCGGCGCACGGGGCGTAG